The Xanthomonas sontii genome contains a region encoding:
- a CDS encoding RluA family pseudouridine synthase translates to MTSPPIPPKPRDVATSAVRILKVPEDRAGQRVDNFLLGQLKGAPRSLIYKLMRSGQVRVNGGRTKAERKLEAGDEVRIPPVRLTEEGEKSAPPDAFMARLEAAIVYEDARLLALNKPSGVASHGGSGISFGAIETLRALRPNQSLELVHRLDRDTSGLLIVAKKRSALTELQALMREDDRVQGRGISKRYLTLLVGRMPDGTMSVDAPLHIGLRQGGERHVQVNAAGKPSLSHFRVLERRGGHSYCEVRIETGRTHQIRVHAQHLGHPVAGDEKYGDPAVNKRLREQIGLKRLFLHAASLEFSLDDGKTPYLLNAPLADELAEALNRLG, encoded by the coding sequence ATGACTTCCCCCCCGATCCCTCCAAAGCCTCGCGATGTCGCGACCAGCGCGGTGCGCATTCTCAAGGTCCCGGAAGACAGGGCCGGACAGCGCGTAGACAATTTCCTGCTCGGCCAGCTCAAGGGCGCGCCGCGCAGCCTGATCTACAAGCTGATGCGCAGCGGCCAGGTGCGGGTCAACGGCGGCCGCACCAAGGCCGAGCGCAAGCTCGAGGCCGGCGACGAGGTGCGCATCCCGCCGGTGCGGCTGACCGAGGAGGGCGAAAAGAGCGCGCCGCCGGACGCGTTCATGGCCCGGCTGGAGGCGGCGATCGTCTACGAGGACGCGCGGCTGCTGGCGCTGAACAAGCCATCCGGCGTCGCCAGCCACGGCGGCAGCGGGATCAGTTTCGGCGCCATCGAGACGCTGCGTGCGCTGCGTCCCAATCAGTCGCTGGAGCTGGTGCACCGGCTCGACCGCGACACCTCCGGGCTGCTGATCGTGGCCAAGAAGCGCTCGGCGCTGACCGAGTTGCAGGCACTGATGCGCGAGGACGACCGGGTCCAGGGCCGCGGCATCAGCAAGCGCTACCTGACCCTGCTGGTCGGGCGCATGCCCGACGGCACCATGAGCGTGGACGCGCCGCTGCACATCGGCCTGCGCCAGGGCGGCGAGCGCCACGTGCAGGTGAACGCGGCCGGCAAGCCGTCGCTGAGCCACTTCCGGGTGCTGGAGCGGCGCGGCGGGCATTCCTATTGCGAGGTGCGGATCGAGACCGGTCGCACCCATCAGATCCGCGTGCACGCCCAGCACCTCGGGCATCCGGTCGCCGGCGACGAAAAGTACGGCGATCCGGCGGTCAACAAGCGCCTGCGCGAACAGATCGGGCTCAAGCGCCTGTTCCTGCATGCCGCCTCGCTGGAGTTCAGCCTGGACGACGGCAAGACACCTTATCTATTGAATGCCCCGCTGGCCGACGAACTGGCCGAAGCGCTGAACCGCCTCGGCTGA
- the zupT gene encoding zinc transporter ZupT: protein MLEIPLHNVLVALAVTLGAGLATGLGSVLVLFSKGPNPRLLAFGLAFSAGAMVYVSLTEILGKSIAAFSAAFDPRLGQAYATLAFLAGMVLIVAIDRLVPNPHESLNSRDPLFRDDNRAYVKRVGLLTAVAITAHNFPEGLATFFATLESPAVGMPLAFAIAVHNIPEGIAIAVPVHYATGRKSYAFAASLLSGLAEPIGALIGYVALARVLSEAVFGAVFGLIAGVMVFLALDELLPAAKRYAQGHETVYGLVAGMATLALSLVLFRLSAPV, encoded by the coding sequence ATGCTGGAGATCCCACTGCACAATGTCCTGGTCGCGCTCGCCGTGACCCTCGGCGCCGGTCTGGCTACCGGCCTGGGCAGCGTGCTGGTGTTGTTCAGCAAGGGACCCAATCCACGCCTGCTCGCCTTCGGCCTGGCGTTCTCCGCCGGCGCGATGGTGTACGTGTCGCTGACCGAGATCCTCGGCAAGTCGATCGCCGCCTTCAGCGCCGCCTTCGATCCGCGCCTGGGCCAGGCCTATGCCACCCTGGCGTTCCTGGCCGGCATGGTGCTGATCGTGGCCATCGACCGGCTGGTGCCCAATCCGCACGAAAGCCTCAACAGCCGCGATCCGCTGTTCCGCGACGACAACCGCGCCTACGTCAAGCGCGTCGGCCTGCTCACCGCGGTGGCGATCACCGCGCACAACTTTCCGGAGGGTCTGGCCACCTTCTTCGCGACGCTGGAGAGTCCGGCGGTGGGCATGCCGCTGGCCTTCGCCATCGCCGTGCACAACATCCCCGAGGGCATCGCCATCGCAGTGCCGGTGCATTACGCCACCGGGCGCAAGTCCTATGCCTTCGCCGCCAGCCTGCTGTCCGGCCTGGCCGAGCCGATCGGCGCGCTGATCGGCTACGTCGCGCTGGCGCGCGTCCTGTCCGAGGCGGTGTTCGGCGCGGTGTTCGGGCTGATCGCCGGGGTGATGGTGTTCCTGGCCCTGGACGAATTGCTGCCGGCCGCCAAGCGCTACGCGCAGGGGCACGAGACGGTGTACGGCCTGGTCGCAGGCATGGCCACGCTGGCGCTCAGCCTGGTGCTGTTCCGCCTGTCCGCGCCGGTCTGA
- a CDS encoding NfuA family Fe-S biogenesis protein — protein MIQISDNAQAHFRKLLEREAVPGMGVRLSAVDAGTPRADARLEFAEPADLAGDEWAIDCDGFTLYVAADSVGWLDGAEIDYVTQGTGQQLTIKAPKIKGEAPGEAASLVERVRWVVENEVNPQLAQHGGRVAVQEVSADGVVLLRFGGGCHGCGMADVTLKQGIEKTLMGRVPGVTAVRDATDHDSGSAPYIPRDSAA, from the coding sequence ATGATCCAGATCTCAGACAACGCACAGGCCCATTTCCGCAAGCTGCTCGAACGCGAGGCCGTGCCCGGCATGGGCGTGCGCCTGAGCGCGGTCGATGCCGGCACCCCGCGTGCCGATGCGCGGCTGGAGTTCGCCGAGCCGGCGGACCTGGCCGGCGACGAATGGGCGATCGATTGCGACGGTTTCACCCTGTACGTGGCGGCCGACAGCGTCGGCTGGCTCGACGGCGCCGAAATCGACTACGTCACCCAGGGCACCGGCCAGCAGCTCACCATCAAGGCGCCGAAGATCAAGGGCGAAGCCCCGGGCGAGGCGGCCTCGCTGGTGGAGCGGGTGCGCTGGGTGGTGGAGAACGAGGTCAATCCGCAGCTGGCCCAGCACGGCGGCCGCGTGGCGGTGCAGGAAGTCTCCGCCGACGGCGTGGTGCTGCTGCGCTTCGGCGGCGGCTGCCACGGCTGCGGCATGGCCGACGTGACCTTGAAGCAGGGCATCGAGAAGACGCTGATGGGCCGCGTGCCGGGGGTGACCGCGGTGCGCGACGCCACCGACCACGACAGCGGCAGCGCTCCCTACATCCCGCGCGATTCGGCCGCCTGA
- a CDS encoding cytochrome c, whose product MPNAAHALRPALVLLAALCLGACSQSQVESTSKSAGDPGHASGEHGSGSSAGLPGGRIDAGDKLAHAKGKATGQSCIDCHGADGNAPIDPTYPKLGGQYGDYLAHALQAYRGGTRTHPLMSPQAAQLSDQDIADLAAYFGSRSSQLRDLHGVN is encoded by the coding sequence GTCCCGCCCTCGTCCTGCTTGCCGCCCTGTGCCTGGGGGCCTGTTCGCAATCGCAGGTGGAATCCACCAGCAAATCCGCCGGCGACCCTGGCCACGCCAGCGGCGAGCACGGTTCCGGCTCCTCCGCCGGCCTGCCCGGCGGGCGCATCGACGCCGGCGACAAGCTGGCCCACGCCAAGGGCAAGGCCACCGGGCAGAGCTGCATCGACTGCCACGGCGCCGACGGCAACGCGCCGATCGACCCGACCTATCCCAAGCTCGGCGGCCAGTACGGCGACTACCTCGCGCACGCGCTGCAGGCCTACCGCGGCGGCACCCGCACGCATCCGCTGATGAGCCCGCAGGCAGCGCAGCTGAGCGACCAGGACATCGCCGACCTGGCCGCCTACTTCGGCTCGCGCAGCAGCCAGTTGCGCGATTTGCACGGCGTGAACTGA
- a CDS encoding 4a-hydroxytetrahydrobiopterin dehydratase gives MNDLIPLAQAHCSPCKGSEYRLTQARLAELLPQVPGWEVVENGNAISRTFRFPDYYRTLAFVNALAWIAHREDHHPDLGVHYDRVVVRYSTHDVGGLSENDFICAAKASALPE, from the coding sequence ATGAACGACCTGATCCCGCTCGCCCAGGCCCATTGCTCGCCCTGCAAGGGCAGCGAATACAGACTGACCCAGGCGCGCCTGGCCGAACTGCTGCCGCAGGTGCCCGGCTGGGAAGTGGTCGAGAACGGCAATGCGATCAGCCGCACCTTCCGCTTCCCCGACTATTACCGCACCCTGGCCTTCGTCAACGCGCTGGCCTGGATCGCGCACCGCGAAGACCACCACCCCGACCTGGGCGTGCACTACGACCGCGTGGTGGTGCGCTATTCCACCCACGACGTCGGTGGCCTCAGCGAGAACGACTTCATCTGCGCCGCCAAGGCGTCCGCTCTTCCGGAATGA
- a CDS encoding DUF3300 domain-containing protein produces MDLRPLPPARLALFTALSVVALGACQRQDTPTPAAQADAPAPAAAPAPAPYVAPTADQLYQLVAPIALFPDKLLAQTLAASVYPDQVVSAQDWLRNNRTLSATDRLQAAAAQPWDPSVKALTAFPDVVDQLAGNGDWTRALGDAYAHDPNQVLDAVQVMRQRAQAQGHLRSTPQQRVQVVQRTVVEPAPAYADAVPPPTRTIVIEPAQPDVVYVPRYDPDVVYGAPVNVYREYRYRPPRPYYDTGDLVTAGIISFGVGVLVGDALEHHHHSVFGWLEPAPPWHSWGWNNWGVNWNAPPSAPNYVVYRNSVYAPRTTIINNHYDNRSYVHNDYRGAPPPVAPMGGPGGQQAFAGARAPGAEMAARTPAAAFGPARAQPPAMPQTMPHFTNQMLQAGRPVAAMPPPVQRLPAPGTPAAMAAARDPRLLPGFVQHAAAPQRTVAMAQPSAPRAAPAMPVPQFHGRPVPQALTPSQAPREAVANRGMPEARFAEPPRRGDPGMQPSGFAREMARTEPPRQALPSEAPRAQAWHAPAPEREARAPQMPREAMRAPMPEPRQEQRVAHFSPPPRMPEPRPAESHPAQRPAPAHHDGHHDHDHHES; encoded by the coding sequence ATGGATCTCCGTCCCCTGCCCCCGGCCAGGCTGGCCCTGTTCACCGCACTGAGCGTGGTGGCGCTGGGCGCCTGCCAGCGGCAGGACACGCCCACTCCTGCGGCCCAGGCCGATGCGCCCGCCCCGGCCGCGGCACCCGCACCTGCCCCCTATGTGGCCCCGACCGCCGACCAGCTCTATCAACTGGTCGCGCCGATCGCGCTGTTCCCGGACAAGCTGCTGGCGCAGACCCTGGCCGCCTCGGTGTACCCGGACCAGGTGGTGTCCGCGCAGGATTGGCTGCGCAACAACCGTACCCTGTCCGCCACCGACCGCCTGCAGGCGGCCGCGGCGCAACCCTGGGACCCCAGCGTCAAGGCGCTGACCGCCTTCCCCGACGTGGTCGACCAGTTGGCCGGCAACGGCGACTGGACCCGCGCGCTGGGCGACGCCTACGCCCACGATCCCAACCAGGTGCTGGACGCGGTGCAGGTGATGCGCCAGCGCGCGCAGGCGCAGGGCCACCTGCGCAGCACCCCGCAGCAACGCGTGCAGGTGGTGCAGCGCACCGTGGTGGAGCCGGCCCCGGCCTATGCCGACGCGGTGCCGCCGCCGACCCGCACCATCGTCATCGAACCGGCGCAGCCGGACGTGGTCTACGTGCCGCGTTACGACCCCGACGTGGTCTACGGCGCACCGGTCAACGTCTACCGCGAGTACCGCTATCGCCCGCCGCGCCCCTACTACGACACCGGCGACCTGGTCACTGCCGGCATCATTTCCTTCGGCGTCGGCGTGCTGGTCGGCGACGCGCTCGAACACCACCACCACAGCGTGTTCGGCTGGCTGGAACCGGCGCCGCCGTGGCACAGCTGGGGCTGGAACAACTGGGGCGTGAACTGGAACGCGCCGCCGTCGGCGCCGAACTACGTGGTCTACCGCAACAGCGTGTACGCGCCGCGCACCACCATCATCAACAATCACTACGACAACCGCAGCTACGTGCACAACGACTACCGCGGTGCGCCGCCGCCGGTCGCGCCGATGGGCGGTCCGGGTGGGCAGCAGGCCTTCGCTGGCGCGCGTGCGCCAGGAGCGGAGATGGCGGCGCGCACCCCGGCAGCCGCGTTCGGGCCGGCACGCGCGCAGCCGCCGGCGATGCCGCAGACCATGCCGCATTTCACCAACCAGATGCTGCAGGCCGGCCGCCCGGTGGCGGCGATGCCACCGCCGGTGCAGCGCCTGCCGGCCCCAGGCACGCCGGCGGCCATGGCGGCCGCGCGCGATCCGCGCCTGCTGCCCGGTTTTGTGCAGCATGCCGCGGCTCCGCAACGCACCGTGGCGATGGCCCAGCCGAGCGCGCCGCGCGCGGCTCCGGCGATGCCGGTCCCGCAGTTCCATGGCCGCCCGGTACCGCAGGCGCTGACGCCCAGCCAGGCGCCGCGCGAGGCCGTCGCCAATCGCGGCATGCCGGAAGCGCGCTTTGCCGAACCGCCGCGGCGCGGCGACCCGGGCATGCAGCCGTCCGGTTTCGCCCGCGAGATGGCACGCACGGAGCCGCCGCGCCAGGCACTGCCGAGCGAAGCCCCGCGCGCGCAGGCCTGGCATGCGCCGGCGCCCGAGCGCGAGGCGCGCGCGCCGCAGATGCCGCGCGAGGCGATGCGTGCGCCGATGCCGGAACCGCGCCAGGAGCAGCGCGTGGCCCACTTCTCCCCGCCACCGCGCATGCCCGAGCCGCGGCCGGCCGAGTCGCATCCGGCACAACGCCCGGCACCCGCCCACCACGACGGGCACCACGATCACGACCATCACGAAAGCTGA
- a CDS encoding Rne/Rng family ribonuclease — protein sequence MKRMLINATQAEELRVAIVDGQTLYDIDIEQPSKEQKKSNIYKGRITRLEPSLEAAFVEYGGERHGFLPLKEISRDYFQAGVDHNKATIRELLREGQEVVVQVDKEERGNKGAALTTFISLAGRYMVLMPNSPSAGGVSRRIEGEDRAALKEALDKLNIPDDMGVIIRTAGVGRDAEELQWDLDYLLQVWKSIAEAALAKPAPFLIYQESRLIIRALRDYLRADIGEILVDTAEMYGDAQEFMQQVMPQSLRKLKHYTDDIPLFNRFQIESQIEAAYERSVRLPSGGSIVVDQTEALTAVDVNSSRATKGSDIEDTAFQTNLEAAEEVARQLRLRDLGGLVVIDFIDMASNKHQREVENRLQNALKYDRARVQIGRISRFGLLEMSRQRLRPSLGESSQIVCPRCDGHGRMRSVESLSLSIIRVAEEHAMKENTGQVLVQAPVEIANYLLNEKRRALSEIEKRHDAPIVIVADEQLHTPHYEVTRLRENELGEESTKPSYQRGTPRKLPVHALTKAQLNIPAPAVTNVKHSQPAPVREVVEEPVAAPAPAPVVAPAPVAPPATGVVGWLKRIFGAGESPAPAPAAAEPAQRQRPQDGNRNRNDRGDRHDRNARRDGNRNGGQGGNAARGNGNNGGGNARRDERRAGNGAAAPAGQQNQQPKAPRNEQATQQAKPQQQPQTPKPPKQQPQNPPRQPKPQQEPAQATAQGDKPPRQPRAEEAVAKQQAAPLATAPATPAQDATTLAAAAVAGGAIAASQEPAAAVEAAIPAPVQPAPAAAADSIDARESAAETAQAVPAGEGAEGEDGTGDAGGRRRRGRRGGRRRRRGNGEAGAAGDAAGLDDADLDAGDSDGESAPAPSRSQPEFDFDDDGTTDAAPAKSQPPVQEKREPQEKREPRRERPAAVGAPAPADGAAQAPAPITADPVPAPATAPMQPAAPVEAVTASPAPTAPATAAQGVSDAAVAHADTVVAATPVAAAVAETKPVAQETVATERTAAPAEPATPAVAPQPQAVTTAIEQPTAIAAKAPVAEPDAADAKATVEDPAGVTTTAATTVAPSAAPAATPTAPAEPRAEDAAPAKPAYAPVQTTLLDAFSEAPAPVPHSGEAAAAASTEAASVTPARDDSATSVAAPATPAQAEIAAVDEAARKERAAAAAQSAAPAPHAADKADSDEHKDRG from the coding sequence ATGAAGCGAATGCTGATCAACGCCACGCAGGCAGAAGAACTGCGTGTGGCCATCGTGGACGGCCAGACCCTGTACGACATCGACATCGAGCAGCCGTCCAAGGAACAGAAGAAGTCCAACATCTACAAGGGCCGCATCACCCGGCTCGAACCCTCGCTGGAAGCGGCCTTCGTCGAATACGGCGGCGAGCGCCACGGCTTCCTGCCGCTGAAGGAAATCTCCCGCGATTACTTCCAGGCCGGCGTCGACCACAACAAGGCGACGATCCGCGAACTGCTGCGCGAGGGCCAGGAAGTCGTGGTCCAGGTGGACAAGGAAGAGCGCGGCAACAAGGGCGCGGCCCTGACCACGTTCATCTCCCTGGCCGGCCGCTACATGGTGCTGATGCCGAACTCGCCCAGCGCCGGCGGCGTCTCGCGCCGGATCGAAGGCGAGGACCGCGCCGCGCTGAAGGAAGCGCTGGACAAGCTGAACATCCCCGACGACATGGGCGTAATCATCCGCACCGCCGGCGTCGGCCGCGATGCCGAAGAGCTGCAGTGGGACCTGGACTACCTGCTGCAGGTGTGGAAGTCGATCGCCGAGGCCGCCCTGGCCAAGCCGGCGCCGTTCCTGATCTACCAGGAGTCGCGGCTGATCATCCGCGCCCTGCGCGACTACCTGCGCGCCGACATCGGCGAGATCCTGGTCGACACCGCCGAGATGTACGGCGACGCCCAGGAGTTCATGCAGCAGGTGATGCCGCAGAGCCTGCGCAAGCTCAAGCACTACACCGACGACATCCCGCTGTTCAACCGCTTCCAGATCGAGTCGCAGATCGAGGCCGCCTACGAGCGCAGCGTGCGCCTGCCGTCCGGCGGCTCGATCGTGGTCGACCAGACCGAGGCGCTGACCGCGGTGGACGTCAACTCCTCGCGCGCCACCAAGGGCAGCGACATCGAGGACACCGCGTTCCAGACCAACCTGGAGGCGGCCGAAGAGGTCGCGCGCCAGCTGCGCCTGCGCGACCTCGGCGGCCTGGTGGTCATCGACTTCATCGACATGGCCTCCAACAAGCACCAGCGCGAGGTCGAGAACCGCCTGCAGAACGCGCTCAAGTACGACCGCGCGCGGGTGCAGATCGGCCGCATCTCGCGCTTCGGCCTGCTGGAGATGAGCCGCCAGCGCCTGCGTCCGTCGCTGGGCGAATCCAGCCAGATCGTCTGCCCGCGCTGCGACGGCCACGGCCGCATGCGCAGCGTCGAGTCGCTGTCGCTGTCGATCATCCGCGTCGCCGAAGAGCACGCGATGAAGGAGAACACCGGGCAGGTGCTGGTGCAGGCCCCGGTGGAGATCGCCAACTACCTGCTCAACGAGAAGCGCCGCGCGCTCAGCGAGATCGAGAAGCGCCACGACGCGCCGATCGTGATCGTCGCCGACGAGCAGCTGCACACCCCGCACTACGAAGTGACCCGCCTGCGCGAGAACGAGCTGGGCGAGGAAAGCACCAAGCCCAGCTACCAGCGCGGCACCCCGCGCAAGCTGCCGGTGCACGCGCTGACCAAGGCGCAGTTGAACATCCCGGCGCCTGCGGTGACCAATGTGAAGCACTCGCAGCCGGCCCCGGTGCGCGAAGTGGTCGAAGAACCGGTGGCCGCACCGGCACCGGCGCCCGTGGTTGCGCCGGCCCCGGTCGCGCCGCCGGCCACCGGCGTGGTCGGCTGGCTGAAGCGCATCTTCGGCGCCGGCGAGAGCCCGGCGCCGGCCCCGGCCGCCGCCGAGCCGGCACAGCGCCAGCGCCCGCAGGACGGCAATCGCAACCGCAACGACCGTGGCGATCGTCACGACCGCAATGCGCGCCGCGACGGCAACCGCAACGGCGGCCAGGGCGGCAATGCCGCGCGCGGCAACGGCAACAACGGCGGCGGCAACGCGCGCCGCGACGAGCGCCGCGCCGGCAACGGCGCCGCCGCGCCGGCCGGGCAGCAGAACCAGCAGCCCAAGGCGCCGCGCAACGAGCAGGCCACGCAGCAGGCCAAGCCGCAGCAGCAGCCACAAACGCCGAAGCCGCCGAAGCAGCAGCCGCAGAACCCGCCGCGCCAGCCGAAGCCGCAGCAGGAGCCGGCGCAGGCCACCGCGCAGGGCGACAAGCCGCCGCGTCAGCCGCGTGCGGAGGAGGCCGTCGCCAAGCAGCAGGCCGCACCGCTCGCCACCGCACCGGCGACGCCGGCGCAGGACGCCACCACCCTGGCCGCCGCCGCGGTCGCCGGTGGCGCGATCGCCGCGTCGCAGGAACCGGCAGCCGCCGTCGAGGCAGCCATCCCGGCACCGGTGCAACCGGCACCGGCCGCCGCAGCAGACAGTATCGATGCGCGCGAAAGCGCCGCCGAAACCGCGCAGGCCGTGCCCGCCGGCGAAGGCGCCGAGGGCGAGGACGGTACCGGCGACGCCGGCGGCCGCCGCCGTCGTGGCCGTCGCGGTGGCCGCCGCCGTCGCCGTGGCAATGGCGAAGCCGGTGCTGCCGGCGATGCCGCAGGCCTGGACGATGCCGACCTGGATGCCGGCGACAGCGACGGCGAAAGCGCGCCGGCGCCGAGCCGCAGCCAGCCGGAGTTCGACTTCGACGACGACGGCACCACCGATGCCGCTCCGGCCAAGTCGCAGCCGCCCGTGCAGGAAAAGCGCGAGCCGCAGGAGAAGCGCGAGCCGCGTCGCGAGCGTCCGGCTGCTGTCGGCGCACCGGCACCGGCCGACGGCGCTGCCCAGGCCCCCGCGCCGATCACCGCCGACCCCGTGCCTGCGCCGGCCACCGCACCGATGCAGCCGGCCGCCCCCGTCGAGGCCGTGACCGCATCGCCTGCGCCGACCGCGCCGGCCACTGCAGCCCAGGGCGTCAGCGATGCCGCCGTGGCCCACGCCGACACCGTGGTCGCGGCCACACCGGTGGCGGCCGCAGTCGCCGAGACCAAGCCGGTCGCGCAGGAAACCGTCGCCACCGAGCGCACCGCGGCACCGGCCGAACCCGCAACGCCGGCCGTCGCGCCGCAGCCGCAGGCGGTCACCACCGCCATCGAGCAACCGACTGCCATCGCCGCCAAGGCGCCGGTCGCCGAGCCGGACGCGGCGGATGCCAAGGCCACCGTCGAGGATCCGGCGGGCGTGACCACGACGGCGGCAACCACCGTCGCGCCGAGCGCAGCGCCGGCCGCCACGCCCACCGCTCCCGCGGAACCGCGTGCGGAAGACGCTGCCCCGGCCAAGCCGGCCTACGCGCCAGTGCAGACCACCCTGCTCGACGCCTTCTCCGAGGCACCGGCGCCGGTTCCGCACAGTGGTGAGGCAGCGGCCGCAGCGTCGACCGAGGCCGCATCGGTCACGCCGGCACGCGACGACAGCGCAACGTCCGTCGCTGCTCCGGCGACGCCGGCGCAGGCGGAGATCGCGGCTGTGGACGAGGCGGCGCGGAAGGAACGTGCTGCTGCCGCGGCGCAGTCCGCAGCGCCTGCGCCGCATGCCGCGGACAAGGCGGACAGCGACGAGCACAAGGATCGCGGCTGA
- a CDS encoding transmembrane repetitive protein: MTRAADILDVLLARTPRKLLRDRRTGLPYAWAHWIAAQTALPRPFAAPELIAAMPPAQPPATLRLPALPLWQAFRRLWWQHWDPAPYDQRWWRRIAVLLSLLLHLLFAIFLLWVAFVRWLPPLTDADQAGRVQVEFVGRGTPAESGGGAPAEGAASAEATSPTPPRAQRAVSARPRPTPPAAAAPTQPAEPTPAAPAPTPTTASAPPPPAEQPLQVTETPTPTRDFVLPPPPSVRVAVPTPRAVVPPDVQVPVREVEVVTDVPTVAQLRSRDIAVPRPVAPQVQVREREVPAPLPQVQVPAPQLRTPTPTPVLRSADVPQVRQIEVPTPSTATASAPTPAPPAAPAASPDTTPASAQTPQPAPAGAAASATAKPTAPAAGTAPPGSQAASPGSGPAPVARDGGWATPQRGDDWGAAARNRPGDVGAGASKGGGLFNADGSVRLADGRGNDQAPARSAPGSETDTWTRERIEKAGEWLKRPPYDYTPTSFDKYWLPNATLLEEWVRRGIKSVKIPIPGTTSSISCVVSILQVGGGCSITDPNLNEQPAGARPPPNVPFKRELQEDNGSR; the protein is encoded by the coding sequence GTGACGCGCGCCGCCGACATCCTCGATGTGTTGTTGGCGCGCACGCCGCGCAAGCTGCTGCGCGATCGCCGCACCGGCCTGCCGTATGCATGGGCGCACTGGATCGCGGCGCAGACTGCGCTGCCGAGGCCGTTCGCGGCCCCCGAACTGATCGCGGCGATGCCGCCGGCGCAGCCGCCGGCGACCCTGCGCCTGCCGGCCTTGCCGCTGTGGCAGGCGTTCCGCCGGCTGTGGTGGCAGCACTGGGATCCGGCGCCGTACGACCAGCGCTGGTGGCGGCGCATCGCCGTGCTGCTCAGCCTGCTGCTGCATCTGCTGTTCGCCATCTTCCTGCTGTGGGTGGCGTTCGTGCGCTGGCTGCCGCCGCTGACCGATGCGGACCAGGCCGGACGCGTGCAGGTGGAATTCGTCGGCCGCGGCACGCCCGCCGAGAGCGGCGGTGGGGCGCCGGCCGAGGGGGCCGCATCCGCGGAGGCGACGTCGCCGACCCCGCCGCGTGCGCAGCGCGCCGTGTCCGCGCGGCCGCGCCCGACGCCGCCCGCCGCTGCTGCGCCTACACAGCCTGCGGAGCCGACGCCGGCAGCGCCGGCGCCCACGCCGACCACGGCCAGTGCACCGCCGCCGCCGGCGGAGCAGCCGCTGCAGGTGACCGAAACGCCGACGCCCACCCGTGACTTCGTACTGCCGCCGCCACCGAGCGTGCGTGTAGCGGTGCCGACACCGCGCGCGGTGGTACCGCCCGACGTGCAGGTGCCGGTGCGCGAGGTCGAAGTGGTCACCGACGTGCCGACCGTGGCGCAACTGCGGTCGCGCGACATCGCGGTGCCGCGCCCAGTCGCACCGCAGGTACAGGTGCGCGAACGCGAAGTGCCGGCACCGCTGCCGCAGGTGCAGGTTCCCGCACCACAGCTGCGCACGCCGACGCCCACGCCGGTGTTGCGCAGTGCGGACGTGCCGCAGGTGCGGCAGATCGAAGTGCCGACGCCGAGCACCGCCACCGCGAGCGCACCCACGCCGGCACCGCCGGCTGCCCCGGCCGCAAGCCCGGACACGACGCCGGCGAGCGCGCAGACCCCGCAGCCGGCGCCGGCCGGCGCTGCGGCCAGTGCGACCGCCAAGCCGACCGCGCCCGCGGCCGGCACCGCGCCGCCCGGCAGCCAGGCCGCGAGCCCGGGAAGCGGTCCGGCGCCGGTCGCACGTGACGGTGGCTGGGCCACGCCGCAGCGCGGCGACGACTGGGGCGCGGCCGCACGCAACCGCCCCGGCGATGTCGGTGCCGGCGCCAGCAAGGGCGGCGGCCTGTTCAATGCCGACGGCAGCGTGCGCCTGGCCGATGGCCGCGGCAACGACCAGGCACCGGCGCGCAGCGCGCCTGGCTCGGAGACCGACACCTGGACGCGCGAGCGCATCGAAAAGGCCGGGGAATGGCTCAAACGTCCGCCCTACGACTACACGCCGACGTCGTTCGACAAGTACTGGCTGCCGAACGCGACGCTGCTGGAAGAGTGGGTGCGGCGCGGCATCAAGTCGGTGAAGATCCCGATCCCGGGCACCACCAGCAGCATTTCCTGCGTGGTCTCGATCCTGCAGGTGGGCGGCGGCTGCAGCATCACCGACCCCAATCTCAACGAGCAGCCGGCTGGCGCGCGGCCGCCGCCGAACGTGCCGTTCAAGCGCGAGTTGCAGGAAGACAACGGCAGTCGCTGA
- a CDS encoding energy transducer TonB, with protein MTVAARRLLPLACLSAVLLSACGQSQQSQQHTVTQPPTEVAAVKTPPPDYPIDVACAGIGGTVVLKVVVGVQGKPTEVDVVTGSGQAKLDASAQEAVRGWTFNPATRNGQAVPWTIQVPVNFNPPQPRPDRCFALDAQAHKAG; from the coding sequence ATGACCGTTGCCGCCCGCCGTCTGCTCCCCCTGGCCTGCCTGAGCGCCGTGCTGCTCAGCGCCTGCGGCCAATCCCAGCAATCCCAGCAACACACCGTGACCCAGCCGCCGACCGAGGTCGCCGCGGTGAAGACACCGCCGCCGGACTACCCGATCGACGTGGCCTGCGCCGGCATCGGCGGCACCGTGGTGCTGAAGGTGGTGGTCGGCGTGCAGGGCAAGCCCACCGAAGTCGACGTGGTCACCGGCAGCGGCCAGGCCAAGCTCGACGCCTCGGCGCAGGAAGCGGTGCGTGGCTGGACCTTCAATCCCGCTACCCGCAACGGCCAGGCGGTGCCGTGGACCATCCAGGTGCCGGTCAACTTCAATCCGCCGCAGCCACGCCCGGACCGTTGCTTCGCGCTCGACGCGCAGGCGCACAAGGCCGGCTGA